In a single window of the Bacteroides acidifaciens genome:
- the rnpA gene encoding ribonuclease P protein component, whose translation MGIYTLCKAERLNSKIQIGKMFEGGVSKSFSIFPIRVVYMPVEQGEVSASILISVSKRRFKRAVKRNRVKRQIREAYRKNKELLIGELQRREQHLAIAFIYLSDELVATAELEEKMKIALSRISEKLSL comes from the coding sequence GTGGGTATATATACTTTGTGCAAAGCCGAAAGGCTGAATAGTAAAATACAGATCGGAAAGATGTTTGAGGGCGGCGTTTCGAAGTCGTTTTCCATCTTTCCGATACGTGTTGTATATATGCCCGTCGAACAAGGTGAGGTCTCGGCTTCCATACTTATCAGTGTATCGAAACGGCGGTTCAAGCGGGCGGTAAAGCGCAATCGGGTGAAACGTCAGATACGTGAAGCCTATCGGAAAAACAAAGAACTTCTGATAGGTGAGCTGCAACGCCGGGAACAGCATCTGGCTATCGCCTTTATCTATCTGTCGGACGAGCTTGTCGCTACTGCCGAATTGGAAGAGAAAATGAAAATAGCGCTTTCGCGCATCTCCGAAAAACTATCCTTATGA
- a CDS encoding gluconate 5-dehydrogenase has protein sequence MNKFLNFSLEGKVALVTGASYGIGFAIASAFAEQGATVCFNDINQELVDKGMAAYAEKGIKAHGYVCDVTDEPAVQAMVAIIAKEVGTIDILVNNAGIIRRVPMHEMDAADFRRVIDIDLNAPFIVAKAVLPAMMEKRAGKIINICSMMSELGRETVSAYAAAKGGLKMLTRNICSEYGEYNIQCNGIGPGYIATPQTAPLREPQEDGSRHPFDSFICAKTPAGRWLDPEELTGPAVFLASEASNAVNGHVLYVDGGILAYIGKQPK, from the coding sequence ATGAACAAGTTTTTGAATTTTTCTTTGGAAGGTAAAGTAGCTCTCGTTACAGGTGCTTCTTATGGTATCGGTTTTGCTATCGCTTCTGCTTTTGCAGAACAAGGCGCTACTGTTTGTTTTAACGACATCAATCAGGAGTTGGTAGACAAAGGTATGGCTGCTTATGCAGAAAAGGGTATCAAGGCTCACGGTTATGTATGTGACGTGACAGACGAACCGGCTGTACAGGCTATGGTTGCTATTATCGCTAAAGAAGTAGGTACAATTGATATTCTTGTAAATAACGCAGGTATCATCCGTCGTGTTCCTATGCACGAAATGGACGCTGCTGATTTCCGTCGTGTAATCGACATCGACTTGAACGCTCCGTTTATCGTTGCTAAGGCTGTTCTTCCTGCTATGATGGAAAAACGTGCCGGTAAAATCATCAACATCTGCTCTATGATGTCTGAACTGGGTCGTGAAACTGTATCTGCTTACGCTGCCGCTAAGGGTGGTCTGAAGATGCTGACTCGCAACATCTGCTCTGAATATGGTGAATACAACATCCAATGTAATGGTATCGGCCCGGGTTATATCGCTACTCCGCAGACTGCTCCTCTTCGTGAGCCGCAAGAAGACGGAAGCCGTCACCCGTTCGATTCATTCATCTGCGCCAAGACTCCGGCAGGTCGTTGGTTGGATCCGGAAGAACTGACAGGCCCTGCTGTGTTCCTTGCTTCTGAAGCATCTAACGCTGTCAACGGTCACGTTCTTTACGTAGATGGCGGTATCCTTGCTTATATCGGAAAACAACCGAAATAA
- a CDS encoding BACON domain-containing protein produces MKKIFSLLLFALCAISYTACTNEEGIEYVQESSIKIVSRDVSFPAAASQGTIEVEAPGEFTVKTSDQGWCTTTISGSTIQVNVEQNPGLEGRTSMLTIRCGADSTRIAVHQSGVIFELSAGSQITADDKAATYSFDLTCNTELTLNSSEEWISVAVEDGKINITLKENNTGHIRKGNITYTAGTYQDAIQVTQCEFDKDLAGDYNLYFTDSEDGKLKYLSTTLSKSGNTYSILLNGLNFTIPVTYNQKAGELIVNGGKYIGDYENYKVHTVIWDTNAGYWTWDTSVSMAGTFEYEEDEDGKYTILSFKDNGSWGNYHTDAICLNAFTATPPSKETHLGLLMGMVEPFLYRTHDDEIPAVASALKINTAKRCTGFSIR; encoded by the coding sequence ATGAAAAAGATATTTAGTCTCCTATTATTCGCACTTTGTGCAATAAGCTATACCGCTTGTACAAACGAGGAAGGTATAGAATATGTTCAGGAATCCTCCATCAAGATTGTCAGCCGGGACGTAAGTTTCCCGGCGGCAGCCTCACAAGGCACTATCGAAGTGGAAGCACCGGGCGAATTTACCGTAAAGACATCTGATCAAGGATGGTGCACCACTACCATATCAGGTTCTACCATTCAGGTCAATGTCGAACAGAACCCCGGCCTGGAAGGGCGTACCTCCATGCTTACCATCCGTTGCGGAGCCGATTCCACCCGCATTGCAGTACATCAGTCGGGAGTAATCTTTGAATTAAGTGCCGGTTCACAAATCACAGCTGACGACAAAGCCGCCACTTATTCATTCGATCTCACCTGCAATACCGAACTCACTCTGAACTCTTCCGAAGAATGGATTTCGGTAGCTGTTGAAGACGGAAAGATAAACATCACCTTGAAAGAGAACAACACCGGACACATCCGTAAAGGCAACATCACTTATACTGCCGGCACCTATCAAGACGCTATCCAAGTGACACAATGTGAATTTGACAAAGACTTGGCAGGTGATTACAATCTATACTTCACCGACTCTGAGGATGGAAAACTGAAATACCTCTCCACCACTTTAAGCAAGTCGGGAAATACATACAGTATCCTGCTCAACGGACTCAACTTTACTATCCCTGTCACATACAACCAAAAGGCCGGAGAACTTATAGTCAACGGAGGGAAATACATAGGTGATTACGAAAATTACAAAGTACATACAGTAATTTGGGATACCAACGCAGGTTACTGGACATGGGATACATCAGTGAGCATGGCAGGCACATTTGAATATGAAGAAGATGAGGACGGAAAATATACCATCTTATCCTTCAAAGACAATGGTTCGTGGGGTAATTATCATACCGATGCCATCTGTCTGAATGCCTTCACTGCCACTCCCCCATCCAAAGAGACACATTTAGGGTTACTAATGGGAATGGTAGAGCCTTTCCTATACAGAACTCATGATGATGAAATTCCAGCAGTAGCCTCTGCCTTGAAAATCAATACGGCAAAAAGATGTACCGGATTTTCTATACGCTAA
- the yidD gene encoding membrane protein insertion efficiency factor YidD: protein MFSLLLLIPIYFYRICISPLTPPSCRFTPTCSAYAVEAIKKHGPVKGFYLTVRRILRCHPWGGSGYDPVP from the coding sequence ATGTTTTCGCTCCTGTTGCTTATCCCCATCTATTTTTACCGGATTTGTATATCTCCGCTGACACCCCCTTCATGCCGGTTTACGCCGACCTGCTCGGCTTATGCAGTCGAAGCGATTAAGAAGCATGGCCCCGTGAAAGGGTTTTATCTGACTGTGCGGCGTATCCTGCGATGTCACCCCTGGGGTGGCTCCGGCTATGACCCTGTGCCTTGA
- a CDS encoding DUF4271 domain-containing protein produces MIGDTIGSSQTDTLLLFQHGQFASAKADSDSLQSAVTHATQEAGSGFEGTPIPYFPRTDDAISLTLLACFFLSSIALSRGKKFLSQQVKDFVLHRERASIFDSSTAADMRYLLVLVLQTCVLAGITFLNYFHDTSPALMSHVSPLLLLGIYVAFCLAYFLLKWLLYMFLGWVFFDKNRTNMWLESYSALIYYAGFALFPFVLFLVYFDLSLTNLIIIGSIILIFAKILMFYKWIKLFFHQFSELFLLIVYFCALEIIPCLLLYQGMIQMNNILLIKF; encoded by the coding sequence ATGATAGGCGATACAATAGGTTCTTCACAAACTGATACCCTGTTGCTTTTCCAACATGGGCAGTTTGCTTCGGCAAAAGCGGATAGTGATAGTTTGCAGTCGGCTGTAACTCATGCCACGCAGGAAGCTGGCTCAGGTTTTGAGGGAACCCCTATCCCCTACTTTCCCCGGACGGATGATGCTATCTCGTTGACATTGTTGGCTTGCTTCTTCCTATCTTCCATCGCTTTGTCGCGCGGAAAGAAATTTCTTTCTCAGCAAGTGAAAGACTTTGTACTGCATCGTGAGCGGGCGAGCATCTTCGATAGCTCTACGGCGGCTGACATGCGTTATCTCCTTGTACTTGTGTTGCAGACCTGCGTGTTGGCAGGAATCACCTTCCTCAATTATTTTCACGATACCTCTCCTGCCTTGATGAGCCATGTATCCCCTCTCCTTTTGCTGGGAATTTATGTAGCTTTCTGCTTGGCTTATTTCTTACTAAAATGGCTGCTTTATATGTTTTTGGGCTGGGTGTTCTTTGATAAAAATAGGACAAATATGTGGCTCGAATCTTATTCTGCGCTTATATATTATGCTGGATTTGCCCTTTTTCCATTCGTACTTTTTTTAGTTTATTTCGACCTAAGTCTCACCAATTTGATTATAATTGGTTCTATAATTCTAATTTTCGCTAAAATATTGATGTTTTATAAGTGGATAAAGCTTTTTTTTCATCAGTTTAGCGAGCTTTTCCTTTTAATTGTGTACTTTTGCGCTCTAGAAATTATACCTTGTCTGCTACTCTATCAGGGTATGATTCAAATGAACAATATTTTGCTAATAAAATTTTAG
- a CDS encoding TatD family hydrolase, whose product MIDTILDIHTHRQGAVSKSNSIINYRLLEDSSFQEDCYYSVGIHPWKLTVADFDRQLDFLIEQLPNKQVVAIGETGLDKLTEASMTLQTQAFVMQIQLSETYGLPLIIHCVKAMEQLLAAKKQFQPKQPWIWHGFRGKPEQATQLLKQGFYLSLGEYYPDETMKMIPDDRLFLETDESSFDIEEILCRAAEVRGVEAGLLRETIRRNIQNVFFKA is encoded by the coding sequence ATGATTGATACTATTCTGGATATTCATACCCATAGACAGGGAGCCGTTTCTAAAAGTAACTCTATCATCAATTACCGGTTATTGGAGGATTCGTCTTTTCAAGAAGACTGTTATTATTCTGTCGGTATCCATCCATGGAAGCTGACAGTGGCTGATTTCGACCGACAACTTGATTTTCTTATCGAGCAATTGCCGAATAAACAGGTGGTGGCTATAGGAGAGACCGGGCTGGATAAACTGACAGAGGCTTCGATGACGCTTCAAACACAGGCATTTGTAATGCAGATACAACTGTCTGAAACATACGGTTTGCCGTTGATAATCCATTGTGTGAAAGCAATGGAACAACTTTTGGCAGCAAAGAAGCAGTTTCAACCCAAGCAACCTTGGATATGGCATGGCTTCCGGGGAAAGCCTGAGCAGGCGACACAGTTGCTGAAACAGGGATTTTATCTTTCTTTGGGAGAATATTATCCCGATGAAACGATGAAGATGATACCCGACGACCGCTTGTTTCTGGAGACGGACGAGAGCTCGTTTGATATTGAAGAAATTTTGTGCCGGGCAGCCGAAGTGCGTGGGGTAGAGGCGGGGTTACTGCGTGAGACTATTCGCAGAAATATTCAAAATGTCTTTTTTAAGGCGTAA
- a CDS encoding DUF4861 domain-containing protein, translated as MKKIFFLLAVALTAFASCADSKQAMTVTVANPLALERAGEMVEVPMSDVVAKLQLADTAQIIVLDADGQQVPYQVTYDEKVIFPATVKANGTATYTIQPGTPEPFNVIACGKYYPERLDDVAWENDLVGFRAYGPALQARNERGFGYDIFTKYNTTEPILESMYAEELNKEKRAKIAELKKTDPKAAAELGRAISYHIDHGYGMDCYAVGPTLGGGTAALMAGDTIIYPYCYRTQEILDNGPLRFTVKLEFNPLVVRGDSNVVETRVISLDAGSYLNKAVISYTNLKEAIPVVTGLVLREPDGAVVADAANGYITYVDPTTDRKGGNGKIFVGAAFPAQVKDAKAVLFSETEKKERGGADGHVLAVSEYEPGSEYTYYWGSAWDKAAIKTADGWNKYMAEYAQRLRAPLAVAY; from the coding sequence ATGAAAAAGATATTTTTTCTGCTTGCTGTTGCTTTGACGGCTTTTGCTTCCTGTGCCGACAGCAAACAGGCAATGACGGTCACTGTGGCTAATCCCTTGGCTTTAGAACGCGCTGGAGAGATGGTTGAAGTACCGATGAGCGATGTGGTTGCGAAGTTGCAACTCGCAGACACAGCACAGATTATAGTACTTGACGCTGATGGTCAACAAGTGCCTTACCAGGTGACATATGACGAAAAAGTTATTTTCCCGGCTACGGTAAAAGCGAATGGTACAGCTACTTACACTATTCAGCCGGGAACCCCGGAACCATTTAATGTAATTGCCTGTGGCAAATATTATCCCGAACGCCTGGATGACGTTGCTTGGGAGAACGACCTCGTAGGTTTCCGTGCCTATGGCCCTGCTTTGCAGGCAAGAAACGAACGTGGCTTTGGCTACGATATCTTCACGAAGTATAATACTACCGAGCCTATCCTAGAAAGTATGTACGCTGAAGAACTGAATAAGGAGAAGCGTGCCAAGATAGCCGAACTGAAAAAGACTGACCCGAAAGCGGCTGCCGAATTGGGACGTGCCATCTCTTATCATATTGACCATGGTTACGGGATGGACTGCTACGCCGTAGGGCCTACATTGGGCGGCGGTACGGCTGCTTTGATGGCAGGGGATACGATTATCTATCCTTACTGCTATCGCACTCAGGAAATCCTTGATAACGGCCCATTACGCTTTACTGTAAAGTTGGAATTCAATCCGCTTGTAGTTCGTGGAGACTCTAACGTAGTGGAAACTCGTGTTATCTCTTTGGATGCAGGCTCATACCTCAACAAAGCTGTTATTTCATATACCAATCTGAAAGAGGCAATACCTGTGGTTACAGGGCTTGTTCTGCGTGAACCGGATGGTGCGGTTGTAGCTGATGCTGCCAACGGTTATATCACTTATGTAGACCCTACAACTGACCGTAAAGGTGGAAACGGCAAGATATTTGTCGGCGCTGCATTCCCCGCGCAAGTAAAAGATGCTAAAGCTGTTCTTTTCTCAGAAACGGAGAAGAAAGAGCGTGGCGGAGCAGACGGTCACGTACTGGCAGTCAGCGAATATGAGCCGGGTTCTGAATATACTTATTACTGGGGTTCTGCCTGGGATAAGGCGGCTATCAAGACGGCTGATGGATGGAATAAATATATGGCTGAGTATGCGCAGAGGTTGCGTGCGCCGCTGGCGGTTGCTTATTAA
- a CDS encoding fibronectin type III-like domain-contianing protein gives MSYATFEYSDIQPSSVIAEEGDKLQFSVTVTNTGKVDGEEVVQLYVRDMKGSVTRPVRELKGFNKILIKAGESRKVSFTLSPEDLSFTRKDMIWGQEKGEYKLWIGGDSNASQEASFTIK, from the coding sequence TTGAGCTATGCTACATTCGAGTACTCGGATATTCAGCCCTCTTCTGTCATTGCCGAAGAAGGTGACAAACTCCAATTCAGCGTGACCGTCACCAATACCGGCAAAGTAGACGGTGAAGAGGTAGTCCAGCTTTATGTACGCGATATGAAAGGCAGCGTGACACGCCCGGTAAGGGAGTTAAAAGGCTTTAACAAGATTCTAATCAAAGCCGGAGAAAGCCGTAAAGTCTCCTTCACCCTTTCTCCCGAAGACCTCTCCTTCACACGCAAGGACATGATTTGGGGACAGGAAAAAGGTGAATACAAGCTATGGATAGGCGGGGACTCCAATGCAAGCCAGGAAGCCTCTTTTACCATTAAATAA
- a CDS encoding DUF4302 domain-containing protein produces MKLNRTLLYILAMLPALLLQSCLKNQEDIFDAPSSIRMQEMLDNTKKILTSSEEGWIFDYYPDRYLSYGGFVYTVKFDNQEATVGSELAPGVFESSLYKMTNDNGPVLSFDSYNTLMHFFSTPSSSHYEGYDGDFEFIIMEATDDLITLRGKRTGNEMYLRRLTKTAADYINAISAVSESLILSSATGTAGTQELICSIDLDSRYMEFTYMKGDKGIVAGNSFIPSETGIRFYQPIEINGASISELAYNADTYTFSGKDSAGNDVTLTGNLPADYTPFDQFAGTYELNYQYGSIDVTLVADKENNRYLIQGLNDNYNIVANYVRSKGYLNITSQKVGESGGKQIWLCGWGLDVEGYFSWSTECGMFLIKDTAKEGTYKFVTNTYLDTPADSFILYEFNGAPSSNTALGGAAAPWLINDEYRVPYPTSIVKK; encoded by the coding sequence ATGAAACTCAATAGAACATTACTCTATATTCTTGCAATGCTTCCGGCATTATTATTGCAATCGTGCCTGAAAAACCAAGAAGATATTTTTGACGCTCCCTCTTCTATCCGTATGCAGGAGATGCTCGACAATACCAAGAAGATACTTACCAGTTCGGAAGAAGGATGGATATTCGACTATTATCCTGACCGTTATCTGTCGTATGGCGGCTTTGTCTACACCGTAAAGTTTGACAATCAGGAAGCTACAGTGGGTTCGGAGCTTGCCCCGGGAGTGTTTGAGTCAAGTCTTTATAAGATGACCAACGACAACGGTCCGGTATTGTCATTCGACTCATACAACACACTGATGCATTTCTTTTCTACTCCTTCTTCTTCGCATTATGAAGGTTATGACGGCGACTTTGAATTTATCATTATGGAAGCGACCGACGACCTGATTACATTGCGCGGCAAACGTACAGGAAACGAAATGTACCTGCGCCGCCTGACGAAAACTGCTGCCGACTACATCAACGCCATTTCCGCCGTCAGCGAGAGTCTCATTCTTTCTTCCGCCACCGGAACGGCTGGCACACAAGAACTGATATGCAGCATCGACCTGGACAGTCGTTATATGGAGTTTACTTATATGAAAGGCGACAAAGGCATCGTGGCAGGCAACAGCTTCATCCCGAGCGAAACGGGTATCCGCTTCTACCAACCGATAGAAATCAATGGCGCCAGCATCTCGGAATTGGCTTATAATGCGGATACTTACACATTCTCAGGCAAGGATTCGGCAGGCAATGACGTGACGCTGACGGGCAACCTTCCTGCAGATTATACGCCATTTGACCAGTTTGCCGGCACGTATGAACTTAATTACCAATATGGTTCTATCGACGTGACACTGGTAGCGGATAAAGAAAACAACCGTTATCTGATTCAAGGACTCAACGACAACTACAACATAGTAGCCAATTATGTGAGGTCAAAAGGATATCTGAACATTACCTCGCAGAAAGTAGGCGAAAGCGGTGGCAAACAAATATGGCTGTGTGGTTGGGGACTGGATGTAGAAGGCTATTTCTCATGGTCTACCGAGTGCGGAATGTTCCTAATAAAAGACACGGCAAAGGAAGGAACCTATAAGTTTGTAACCAATACTTATCTGGATACACCGGCAGATTCCTTTATCCTTTACGAATTCAACGGTGCGCCGTCCTCCAATACAGCACTCGGAGGAGCCGCCGCTCCCTGGCTTATTAATGATGAATATCGTGTCCCCTATCCGACATCTATTGTAAAAAAATAA
- a CDS encoding uroporphyrinogen-III synthase produces the protein MKIKKVLVSQPKPASEKSPYYDIAEKYGVKIDFRPFIKVESLSAKEFRQQKISILDHTAVLFTSRHAIDHFFNLCTELRVAIPETMKYFCVTEAVALYIQKYVQYRKRKIFFGATGKIEDLIPSIVKHKTEKYLVPMSDVHNDDVKNLLDKNGIQHTEAVMYRTVSNDFTSEEFDYDMLVFFSPAGVTSLKKNFPDFNQKEIKIGTFGSTTAQAVRDAGLRLDLEAPTVQAPSMTAALDMFIKENNK, from the coding sequence TTGAAAATTAAAAAAGTACTAGTGTCGCAGCCTAAGCCTGCGTCAGAGAAATCTCCCTATTACGACATCGCTGAGAAGTATGGTGTAAAAATAGATTTCCGGCCGTTTATTAAGGTTGAAAGTCTTTCGGCGAAAGAATTTCGGCAACAGAAAATTTCGATTCTCGACCACACTGCCGTTCTATTCACTTCGCGTCATGCTATCGACCACTTTTTCAATTTGTGTACAGAACTGCGTGTAGCGATTCCCGAGACGATGAAGTATTTCTGCGTGACGGAAGCAGTGGCATTGTATATCCAGAAGTATGTGCAATACCGCAAACGTAAAATCTTCTTTGGGGCTACCGGAAAGATTGAAGACCTGATTCCTTCCATTGTGAAGCACAAAACAGAAAAATACCTCGTCCCGATGTCGGACGTGCACAATGATGATGTGAAAAACCTGCTCGATAAGAACGGTATTCAGCATACGGAAGCTGTGATGTACCGCACAGTGAGCAATGACTTTACATCAGAAGAATTTGATTATGATATGTTGGTGTTCTTCAGCCCGGCAGGAGTGACTTCCTTGAAGAAGAACTTTCCCGATTTCAATCAGAAAGAGATTAAGATCGGAACTTTCGGCTCTACTACCGCACAAGCTGTACGTGATGCCGGACTTCGTCTGGATCTTGAAGCGCCTACAGTGCAGGCTCCGTCAATGACGGCAGCGCTCGACATGTTTATCAAGGAAAACAATAAATAA
- the kduI gene encoding 5-dehydro-4-deoxy-D-glucuronate isomerase, whose protein sequence is MKTNYEIRYAAHPEDAKSYDTTRIRRDFLIEKIFVPNEVNMVYSMYDRMVVGGALPVGEVLTLEAIDPLKAPFFLTRREMGVYNVGGPGIVKAGDAEFELDYKEALYLGSGDREVTFESKDAAHPAKFYFNSLTAHRNYPDRKVTKADAVVAEMGSLEGSNHRNINKMLVNQVLPTCQLQMGMTELAPGSVWNTMPAHVHSRRMEAYFYFEIPEDHAICHFMGEVGETRHVWMKGDQAVLSPEWSIHSAAATHNYTFIWGMGGENLDYGDQDFSLITDLK, encoded by the coding sequence ATGAAAACGAACTATGAAATTCGCTATGCTGCGCATCCTGAGGATGCAAAAAGTTATGATACAACGAGAATCCGCAGAGATTTCTTAATCGAAAAGATATTTGTCCCCAATGAAGTGAATATGGTATATTCCATGTACGACCGTATGGTAGTGGGTGGAGCTCTTCCGGTAGGCGAAGTGCTGACGCTCGAAGCGATTGACCCGCTGAAAGCTCCTTTCTTCCTGACCCGCCGCGAGATGGGTGTTTACAATGTGGGCGGTCCCGGTATCGTAAAGGCAGGCGACGCTGAATTTGAACTTGATTATAAGGAAGCCCTTTACCTGGGTTCGGGCGACCGTGAAGTGACTTTCGAAAGCAAGGACGCTGCACATCCCGCCAAATTCTACTTCAACTCACTGACTGCTCATCGCAACTATCCCGACCGTAAGGTGACGAAAGCCGATGCAGTAGTGGCTGAAATGGGCTCTTTGGAAGGTTCCAACCATCGTAATATCAATAAGATGCTGGTAAATCAGGTATTGCCTACCTGCCAACTCCAGATGGGTATGACCGAACTGGCTCCGGGAAGCGTATGGAACACGATGCCGGCTCACGTACACAGCCGTCGTATGGAAGCTTATTTCTACTTCGAAATCCCCGAAGACCACGCTATCTGCCATTTTATGGGCGAAGTAGGCGAAACACGCCACGTATGGATGAAGGGCGACCAGGCGGTTCTTTCGCCCGAATGGTCTATCCACTCGGCTGCCGCTACTCACAACTACACCTTTATCTGGGGTATGGGCGGCGAGAACCTCGACTACGGCGACCAGGACTTCTCATTAATAACAGATTTGAAATAA
- the tyrS gene encoding tyrosine--tRNA ligase: MNFVEELRWRGMLQDIMPGTEELLIKEQVTAYLGIDPTADSLHIGHLCGVMILRHFQRCGHKPLALIGGATGMIGDPSGKSAERNLLDEETLRHNQTCIKKQLAKFLDFESDVPNRAELVNNYDWMKEFSFLDFAREVGKHITVNYMMAKDSVKRRLNGEARDGLSFTEFTYQLLQGYDFLHLYETKGCKLQMGGSDQWGNITTGAELIRRTNGGEVFALTCPLITKADGGKFGKTESGNIWLDPRYTSPYKFYQFWLNVSDSDAERYIKIFTSIEKEEIEALIAEHQAAPHLRILQKRLAKEVTVMVHSEEDYNAAVDASNILFGNATSDALRKLDEDTLLAVFEGVPQFEISRDALVEGVKAVDLFVDNAAVFASKGEMRKLVQGGGVSLNKEKLAAFDQVITTADLLDEKYLLVQRGKKNYYLLIAK; the protein is encoded by the coding sequence ATGAATTTTGTAGAAGAATTGAGATGGCGTGGCATGTTGCAGGACATCATGCCGGGAACAGAAGAGTTGCTAATCAAAGAGCAGGTGACTGCCTATTTGGGTATCGACCCGACTGCCGATTCGCTACACATTGGTCACCTTTGTGGAGTGATGATCCTTCGTCATTTCCAACGCTGCGGTCATAAGCCGTTGGCACTGATTGGGGGCGCTACAGGTATGATTGGTGACCCTTCCGGTAAGTCGGCAGAACGTAATCTGCTGGACGAGGAGACATTACGTCACAATCAGACATGTATAAAAAAACAACTTGCCAAGTTCCTCGACTTCGAGTCGGATGTACCCAACCGTGCCGAACTGGTGAACAACTACGACTGGATGAAAGAGTTCAGTTTCCTTGATTTTGCTCGCGAAGTAGGTAAGCACATTACCGTGAACTATATGATGGCAAAAGACTCTGTAAAGCGTCGTCTGAATGGCGAAGCACGTGACGGACTGTCATTTACCGAGTTCACTTACCAATTGCTTCAAGGATACGATTTTCTTCACTTATACGAGACAAAAGGTTGCAAGTTGCAGATGGGTGGTTCCGACCAATGGGGAAACATAACTACCGGTGCCGAATTGATTCGCCGTACCAATGGGGGAGAAGTTTTCGCTCTGACTTGCCCTCTGATTACAAAAGCTGACGGTGGCAAGTTCGGTAAGACAGAATCCGGAAATATTTGGTTGGATCCTCGTTATACTTCTCCATACAAGTTTTACCAGTTTTGGCTGAACGTAAGTGACTCTGATGCTGAACGCTATATCAAGATCTTTACTTCCATCGAAAAAGAAGAAATTGAAGCATTGATTGCCGAACATCAGGCGGCTCCACACTTGCGTATCCTTCAGAAACGTCTTGCCAAGGAAGTGACTGTGATGGTTCACTCGGAAGAAGATTACAACGCAGCGGTAGATGCATCCAACATTCTGTTTGGTAATGCCACTTCCGACGCTTTGCGCAAATTGGACGAAGACACATTGCTGGCTGTATTCGAAGGAGTACCTCAATTTGAGATTTCCCGTGATGCGTTAGTAGAAGGAGTGAAGGCAGTAGACCTGTTTGTCGATAATGCGGCTGTATTTGCTTCGAAAGGTGAAATGCGTAAGTTGGTTCAAGGCGGTGGCGTCTCGTTGAATAAAGAGAAGCTGGCGGCTTTTGACCAGGTAATCACAACTGCTGACCTGCTTGATGAGAAATATCTGCTTGTTCAGCGCGGTAAAAAGAACTATTATCTGCTGATTGCGAAGTAA